From the genome of Streptomyces ficellus:
CTGAAGGACCTCGCGGTGTCCACGCTGTTGAACGCCGGGCACGAGGTGCGGGTGAGCGATCTGTACGCGATGAACTGGAAGGCGGTCGTCGACGCCGCGGACTACGGCCCCGAGGCCTCACGTCCACTGAAGGTCGCCCTGGACTCGGGCCGGGCCTTCGACTCCGGGACGCTCACCGCGGACGTCCTCGACGAGCAGGAGAAGCTGCTGTGGGCCGACACGATCATCTTCCAGTTCCCGCTGTGGTGGTACACGATGCCCGCGATCCTCAAGGGCTGGGTGGACCGGGTGTTCACCTACCGCTTCGCTTACGGCGTGGGCGAGCACAGCGACACCAAGTACGGCGAACGCTTCGGCGAGGGCACCCTCGCGGGCAGGAGGGCCCTGCTGTCAGTGACCGTCGGCGGCCCGGAGTCGCACTACGGCGCTCGCGGGATCAACGGCCCCATCGACGATCTGCTGTTCCCGATGCAGCACGGCATCCTCTACTACCCGGGCATCGAGGTGCTGCCGCCGTTCGTGCTGTACGGCGCGGACCGGATGACCGGCGACGATTACGCGGACGTCGCCAAGGCATGGGAGCAGCGCCTGCTCACCCTGGAGTCGACCGAGCCGATCGCGTTCCGGCGGCAGAACTTCGGCGACTACGAGATCCCCTCACTGAATCTGAAGGAAGGACTGGAACCCGCGGGGCGCACGGGTTTCGGGCTGCACGTGCGCGGCTGACCGCCAGCGATGGAACCGGACGAGCCGACGCGCGGACCCGGGAGCAGTCCGGGGCCGCACCGCCCCCTTCGGGGCGGTGCACCCCCGCGCCTTCAGTGCGGTGACCGGCGTGACGGATTCCGTCCCGCGACACAAGCACACGTACGGGCGGGCCCGGCGGGTGCGGACAGCGTGCTGCTCATTCGCGCGAACGTCGAACAGCCGCCGGTGGAGGTGCCTCCGGAAGCGGTGTGTGTCGCTGTCCGTTCTCGTGGACAGAGCCACCGGGTACGAACGCGCCCGCCACCCGTACCGCGTGCCGCCGAGCGCCGTTACGCGTCAGGCGCCGCCGCCCCCGCCGGGGCGGCCGTCACGCCCACGTGAGCCGTCCCCCGGGGCGTGCACCAAGCCCTCACGGCCGCCCCGCGCGGTCAGGCGCCGTTACGCCCACGTCTCGGTGACCGCGCGGCGGGCGCCCGGCACGTCCACCGGCGTGCCGGTCAGCCGGCCCAGGGCGGCGCCGAGCGCGGCCAGTGAGGACTCCACGACGCCCCGGTCCGCGTCCGGCCCGTAGTGGTTGACCCGGACCATCTCCTTGGCGAGCGCGCCGCCGCCCGCGGCCAGCGGCAGCGACGGCTCTGCCGCCAGCGCCTCGCGCACCAGCGCCGACGCGTCCACCCCGCCCGTCGTCCGCAGCGTGGTCGCCACCGGGGCGGCGTCCTTCGCCTCGTACACGTACGGCTCCAGGGCGCCGCCGAGCGCGAGCGCGCCCGCCCGGGTCGCCGCGGCGGCCGACGCGTGCCGGGCCATCAGCGCGTCCAGGCCCTCCGCCTCGATGCGCTCCAGGCACGCCTCCAGCGCCAGCATCTCCAGCTGCGCGGGGGCGTGCAGCAGCGCCTTGCGGCCGCCGTCGATCCACCGCTCCTTCCAGTCCAGCAGGGACAGGTACGAGCGGCGCGGTGCCGCCGGGTTGGCCGCGAACCGCTCCCACGCGCGCGTGCTGACCGACACCGCCGAGACGCCCGCCGGGCCGCCCATCGCCTTCTGCGCGCCGATGACACACATGTCGACGCCCCACGCGTCCGGCAGGACGGGCTCGGCGCCGATCGACGCCACCGCGTCCAGGTAGAACAGCGCGCCGTGCGCCCGTACCACCTCGCCGATCTCCGCGACCGGGTTGGTGTTGCCGGTCGCGGCCTCGGCGTGCACCAGGGACACGAAGTCGATCGCCGGGTGCCGCTCCAGCGCCTCCGCGATCGCGTCCGCGGTCACCGCCGTGTGGAAGGGCACCTTCAGGTCCACCACCGTGGCGCCGCAGTCGCGCAGCCAGTCGCCGAAGGTCTGCCCGTACGGGCCGGTGACCACGTTCAGCGCGGTCGAGCCGGGCCGGGCGCCGCTGCGGATGCAGCCCTCCAGCGGCAGCAACGCCTCGCCCTGGGTGACGACCACGTCCTGCTCGGTGTCCAGCAGCGCGGCCACGCGGCGCTCGATCGCCGCGAAGCGGTCGGCGGTCAGCGGGGCCAGGTCGAGGAGGGGGTGCGTCACGGGTGGCTCTCTTCGGTCGCGTTCACGTAAGGATCTGCTTGGCCGAGGGTACGTGTGCCCTCGTAGAGTGCTCGACATGAGCGTGGTGCTGCATGTGACGGGGCGGGTCCTGGCCGGCCCGGAGGACGTCCGGGACGAGCTGTGGGTGGTCGACGGGCGCGTCACCTACGAACGCCCGGCCGCCGCACGGGACATCAGGACGGTGACGGGCTGGGCGCTGCCCGGACTGGTCGACGCGCACTGCCACGTGGGACTGGACGCCCACGGGGCGGTGGACGCGGAGACCAGCGAGAAGCAGGCCCTCACCGACCGGGACGCGGGCACGCTGCTGATCCGGGACGCCGGGTCCCCGGCCGACACGCGCTGGATCGACGACCGCGACGACCTGCCGAAGATCATCCGTGCCGGCCGGCACATCGCCCGCACCCGCCGCTACATCCGCAACTACGCCCACGAGATCGAGCCCGCCGACCTGGTCGAGTACGTCGGCCGGGAGGCGCGGCGCGGCGACGGCTGGGTCAAGCTGGTCGGTGACTGGCTGGACCGGAGCACCGGGGACCTCGGCGCCTGCTGGCCCCGCGCCGAGGTCGAGGCGGCCATCGCGGAGGCCCACCGGCTGGGCGCGCGCGTCACCGCCCACTGCTTCGCCGAGGAGTCGCTGCGGGACCTGGTCGAGGCCGGGATCGACTGCGTCGAGCACGCCACGGGCCTGACCGAGGACACCATCCCGCTCTTCGCCGAGCGCGGTGTCGCCATCGTGCCGACCCTCGTCAACATCGCCACCTTCCCGCGGCTCGCCGCCGGGGGAGAGGCCAAGTTCCCGCGCTGGGCCGACCACATGCGGCGGCTGCACGAGCGCCGGTACGACACCGTGCGCGCCGCGTACGACGCGGGCGTCCCCGTGTTCGTCGGCACCGACGCGGGCGGCTCCCTGGCCCACGGCCTGGTCGCCGCCGAGGTCGCCGAACTCGTCACGGCCGGCATCCCGCCGCTCGAAGCCCTGTCGGCCACGTCCTGGGGGGCGAGGGCCTGGCTGGGGCGCCCGGCCCTGGAGG
Proteins encoded in this window:
- a CDS encoding NAD(P)H-dependent oxidoreductase, producing MKTLIVYAHPEAKSLNGSLKDLAVSTLLNAGHEVRVSDLYAMNWKAVVDAADYGPEASRPLKVALDSGRAFDSGTLTADVLDEQEKLLWADTIIFQFPLWWYTMPAILKGWVDRVFTYRFAYGVGEHSDTKYGERFGEGTLAGRRALLSVTVGGPESHYGARGINGPIDDLLFPMQHGILYYPGIEVLPPFVLYGADRMTGDDYADVAKAWEQRLLTLESTEPIAFRRQNFGDYEIPSLNLKEGLEPAGRTGFGLHVRG
- a CDS encoding amidohydrolase family protein, which codes for MSVVLHVTGRVLAGPEDVRDELWVVDGRVTYERPAAARDIRTVTGWALPGLVDAHCHVGLDAHGAVDAETSEKQALTDRDAGTLLIRDAGSPADTRWIDDRDDLPKIIRAGRHIARTRRYIRNYAHEIEPADLVEYVGREARRGDGWVKLVGDWLDRSTGDLGACWPRAEVEAAIAEAHRLGARVTAHCFAEESLRDLVEAGIDCVEHATGLTEDTIPLFAERGVAIVPTLVNIATFPRLAAGGEAKFPRWADHMRRLHERRYDTVRAAYDAGVPVFVGTDAGGSLAHGLVAAEVAELVTAGIPPLEALSATSWGARAWLGRPALEEGAPADLVVYDEDPRADVRVLAAPRRVIVNGRVVG
- a CDS encoding pyridoxal-phosphate-dependent aminotransferase family protein — protein: MTHPLLDLAPLTADRFAAIERRVAALLDTEQDVVVTQGEALLPLEGCIRSGARPGSTALNVVTGPYGQTFGDWLRDCGATVVDLKVPFHTAVTADAIAEALERHPAIDFVSLVHAEAATGNTNPVAEIGEVVRAHGALFYLDAVASIGAEPVLPDAWGVDMCVIGAQKAMGGPAGVSAVSVSTRAWERFAANPAAPRRSYLSLLDWKERWIDGGRKALLHAPAQLEMLALEACLERIEAEGLDALMARHASAAAATRAGALALGGALEPYVYEAKDAAPVATTLRTTGGVDASALVREALAAEPSLPLAAGGGALAKEMVRVNHYGPDADRGVVESSLAALGAALGRLTGTPVDVPGARRAVTETWA